CCTGGGAAGGGCTCGGCCGCGCCGACGGGAGTGCCGGGGAGCCGGCGGCGGACCGCGGTCCGGAGGAGGTCACGGCGTCGGCCCGCCGGCCGTTCTCCGCCGGTCCCCTCCCCGCGCCCCTCAGGTCGAGCGTGAGCGCGGTCGTCACGGCCACGAGCGCGGCGGTGCCCGCCGCGATCAGGGCCCATCGCCTGCGGGCGGTCAACAGGAGCGCCGGCGTGCGGCGAGCGGGGCCGGACGGCCGCGACGACGCTTCGGCGGCGGACCCGGGTGCGGCCGGACGGGAGGCCGGACCGGGGCCCGGGTCCGGCGTGGTCGCTGCGGACCGGTCCGCCGAGTCCCGGTCCGCCGAGTCCCGGTCCGCCGAGTCCCGGTCCGCCGAGTCCCGGTCCGTGTCCGCCGTCGCGCGCCGGGCGCGCTCCCGTGCCGCGTCGGCCAGGACCCAGCGCCGGTGCAACTCGCCCAGCTCCTCGGGGGTCGCCCGGCACACGCGGGCGAAGCGGGCGACGGCCGCGTTGTCACCCGGCACCCCTTCCCCCTTGCAGTACCGGTGCAGCGTCGAGGTGCTCATGTGCGCCCGTTTCGCCAGGGCCTCGTAACTCAGCCCCGATCGCTGCTTCAACGCGCGCATCAGCGCAGCGAACTCAGCGATCTCTTCCGCCGCCTTCACCAGTCCTCCATTCCGTTCGACATCCCGGGAGGGTCACGTTTCTCCAGGTGAGAGCCGGTTCGCGCATCCCGTCGTCCCGAAACGTCCCAGGGCATGGCGGATGGGACGCCGCACGGCACAGGCTTGTGTCATCCAAGCACGGCGCCTCGCCGGACCCGGTGATCGGGCCCGTGCAACTCCGCTTGCGCAGAACGCACTTCCGGCGCGCCCACCTGCACGCCGCGCACTAGAGAAAGCAGTTCCTCCATGCGTACCGCCCCTCGTTCCGTCTCCCGCGCAGCCGCCTCCTCCATGGTCGTGGCCGCCGCCCTCGGGCTCGTCGGCGTCCAGGCCGCCGCGCAGACCGCGACCGCGGCCACGAAGGAGGCCTCCTCGATCGTCACCTGCACCACGGCCAACACCAGGCTGACCGTCACCGAGGCGGCCCGCCCGATCAACCACCTGCTGCTCAAGGCCACCAACACGGGCACCAAGTCCTGCTACGCGTACAGCGCGCCCTATCTGCGGGCCGGCGCCGACGCCCAGGCCGTGATGGCGTGGGCCGACGAGACCACGCCGCAGTCCGTGGTGACGCTCAAGCCCGGCCAGAGCGCGTACGCGGGCATCCTGACGTACTCCCCCGACGGCGAGGGGGGCTCCACGGTGAAGACCCTGGGCGTGTTCCTCGCCGACCGCAAGGGCGACGCGACGGACCAGGAGAAGACCCTGAACCTGCCGAACAGCGGTGTCTTCTTCAACAGCGCCGCCACCGTCACCTACTGGCAGGACAACGCGGCGGACGCCCTGGCCTGGTAACCGCCCGGAGGCCCGGACCGACCACGGCGGATGGGCGGCGAGGGCCGCCGGGTGATGGCCGCGGCCACCCGTGATCTGGACCCGGCCGGCTTCGACCCCGACGGCGACCTCCTCGCCCACGTCGCCGAGCTGCGGATCACCAGCCTCGTCGGCATGGTCGACCCGCCCCGCGAGGACGCCCGGGCGGCCGTGGCCGGCGCCCAGGCGGGGCACATCCGGGTCCGCATGGTGACCGGTGACGACGTCACCACCGGCGCGGCGATCGCCCGGCAGCTCGGCATCCCCGGTGAAGCGGTCCTCGGCGCCGACTTCGCCGCCCTGAGCGAGGACGAACAGCTCGCCCGCATCGACGACATCGGCGTGGTGGGACGCGTCGCACCCGAGCACAAGGTGCTGCTCGCCGACACGCTCAAGAAGAGGGGCGACGTCG
The window above is part of the Streptomyces sp. NBC_00425 genome. Proteins encoded here:
- a CDS encoding DUF4232 domain-containing protein; amino-acid sequence: MRTAPRSVSRAAASSMVVAAALGLVGVQAAAQTATAATKEASSIVTCTTANTRLTVTEAARPINHLLLKATNTGTKSCYAYSAPYLRAGADAQAVMAWADETTPQSVVTLKPGQSAYAGILTYSPDGEGGSTVKTLGVFLADRKGDATDQEKTLNLPNSGVFFNSAATVTYWQDNAADALAW